One genomic region from Serinus canaria isolate serCan28SL12 chromosome 7, serCan2020, whole genome shotgun sequence encodes:
- the LOC103814676 gene encoding gap junction gamma-1 protein-like, which produces MSWSFLTRLLEEINNHSTFVGKIWLTVLIVFRIVLTAVGGESIYYDEQSKFVCNTQQPGCENVCYDAFAPLSHVRFWIFQIIMVATPSVLYLGFAMHRIARMPESSRRRPLAARQARMPVVRRGAGRDYEEAEDDNEEDPMIFEEIEVEKEKSTEDGEKHDGRRRIKQDGLMRAYVLHLLCRSVLEMVFLFGQYLLYRFEVSPSYVCSRSPCPHTVDCFVSRPTEKTIFLLIMYAVSGLCLFLNLCELLHLGVGRIRDALSQANGPPLPTGNSPAPQYPKKAPSAPPTYHSLKKELPQAPLTNSKLDYRESLAQGRFALAGAPPVHELDRLREHLRLAQEHLEVAFHLQPPPRPPSPARSSSPEANGIAAEQNRLNLAHEKGTATCDRTTGL; this is translated from the exons ATGAGCTGGAGTTTCCTGACGCGGCTCCTGGAGGAGATCAACAACCACTCGACCTTCGTGGGCAAGATCTGGCTGACCGTCCTCATTGTCTTCCGCATCGTGCTGACGGCCGTGGGGGGAGAGTCCATCTACTACGACGAGCAGAGCAAGTTTGTCTGCAACACGCAGCAGCCGGGCTGTGAGAACGTCTGCTACGACGCCTTCGCGCCCCTGTCCCACGTTCGCTTCTGGATCTTCCAGATCATCATGGTGGCGACGCCGTCGGTGCTCTACCTGGGCTTTGCCATGCACCGCATCGCTCGCATGCCCGAGTCCTCGCGGCGCCGGCCGCTGGCAGCCCGGCAGGCGCGCATGCCCGTGGTGCGCCGGGGAGCCGGGCGAGACTATGAGGAGGCAGAAGATGACAATGAAGAAGACCCCATGATCTTTGAGGAGATCGaggtggagaaggagaagagcaCAGAGGACGGAGAGAAGCACGATGGCCGGCGCCGGATCAAGCAGGATGGGCTGATGCGTGCCTATGTGCTACACTTGCTGTGCCGCTCTGTGCTGGAGATGGTTTTCCTCTTCGGGCAGTACTTGCTGTACCGCTTTGAGGTGAGCCCCTCCTACGTGTGCAGCCGCAGCCCCTGCCCACACACTGTCGACTGCTTTGTCTCCCGCCCCACTGAGAAGACCATCTTCCTCCTCATCATGTACGCCGTCAGCGggctctgcctcttcctcaACCTCTGCGAGCTCTTGCATCTTGGTGTGGGACGTATCCGTGATGCCCTGAGCCAAGCCAATGGCCCCCCACTCCCAACTGGCAACAGTCCTGCACCACAGTACCCCAAGAaagcccccagtgcccccccgACCTACCACTCCCTGAAGAAGGAGCTGCCACAGGCCCCGCTGACCAACAGCAAGCTGGACTACCGGGAGAGTCTGGCCCAGGGGCGCTTCGCCCTGGCTGGAGCTCCCCCAGTGCACGAGCTGGACCGGCTGCGTGAGCACCTGCGTCTGGcccaggagcacctggaggTGGCcttccacctgcagcccccgccacggccccccagccctgcccgcagCAGCAGTCCCGAGGCCAACGGCATCGCCGCCGAGCAGAACCGCCTCAACCTCGCCCATGAGAAGGGGACCGCCACCTGCGACAGGACCACAG GGCTGTGA
- the INHA gene encoding inhibin alpha chain, which produces MLLLLHLLPAMLPTAALASCTAVGADRQLILAKVRARVLEHLSPPLLQEVPQMEARRVHRRDVLENTEVEPEELEDTSQVILFPATDVPCEPTQPDKLLEEEGIFTYLFQPSAHTLSRVVTSAQLWFYTGPSAAPNHSTPDVLTLSPQGRVPVTAMVEQTPEHWTVFHLAPGLLPQLWQPLFVLLVRCPGCPCLAEGDKMPFLVATTRAKGSERARRSAMPWSPAALSLLQHPSEELAAHTNCRRASLNITFEELGWDKWIVHPSSFVFHYCHGSCAAGHGLSHRLGVQLCCAALPGTMRSLRVRTTSDGGYSFKYETVPNILAEDCTCV; this is translated from the exons atgctgctgctgctgcacctgctgcCTGCCATGCTGCCCACCGCCGCCCTGGCCAGCTGCACCGCGGTGGGCGCCGACCGCCAGCTCATCCTGGCCAAGGTGCGGGCTCGGGTGCTGGAACACCTGAGTCCCCCCCTGCTCCAAGAAGTGCCACAGATGGAAGCAAGGAGGGTGCACCGGAGAGACGTCCTTGAAAACACAGAAGTGGAGCCAGAGGAACTGGAGGACACCTCCCAGGTGATCTTATTCCCTGCCACAG ATGTTCCCTGTGAGCCCACACAGCCAGAcaagctgctggaggaagaagGGATTTTCACCTACCTCTTCCAGCCCTCGGCACACACCCTAAGCCGTGTGGTGACTtctgcccagctctggtttTACACGGGCCCCTCGGCTGCCCCCAACCACTCCACCCCTGACGTGCTGACCCTGTCACCTCAGGGCCGGGTGCCGGTGACAGCCATGGTGGAGCAAACACCCGAGCACTGGACTGTGTTTCACTTGGCCCcggggctgctgccccagctctggcagccgCTCTTTGTGCTCCTGGTGCGCTGCCCCggctgcccctgcctggccGAGGGGGACAAGATGCCCTTCCTGGTGGCCACCACCCGGGCCAAGGGCAGTGAGAGGGCTCGTCGCTCTGCCATGCCCTGGTCCCCAGCcgccctgagcctgctgcagcatccATCCGAGGAGCTAGCTGCCCACACCAACTGCCGCCGGGCTTCCCTCAACATCACCTttgaggagctgggctgggacaagtGGATCGTGCATCCCAGCAGCTTTGTTTTCCACTACTGCCACGGGAGCTGCGCCGCAGGCCACGGGCTGAGCCACCGGCTGGGCGTGCAGCTCTGCTGcgctgccctgccaggcaccaTGCGCTCCCTGCGCGTCCGCACCACCTCCGACGGCGGCTACTCCTTCAAGTACGAGACGGTGCCCAACATCCTGGCCGAGGACTGCACCTGTGTCTAG
- the LOC127059827 gene encoding translation initiation factor IF-2-like codes for MAQGEQKHPGPTHGTPGGAAPAGRADKAVGRRSAASRRTKGPGAAPPRSRPPVRTDRPARISAPWVPLRSGQRPRHAAGAAAPARPAPRVLRPSGGAALGPPRPRLGRPRWTTGRGRHRPKLSQKRLPPQQFRQPPLTGSVSAPPRSPWLPGGRSLPPAEGSGGSLPAVGGRSEPRVRLSRRAFQAFFPAQWRAKMEERRDLVAQRRGGHTHGGNAEQDVPVWW; via the exons ATGGCCCAGGGTGAGCAGAAG CACCCCGGCCCCACTCACGGCACACCGGGAGGAGCGGCTCCCGCCGGCAGGGCGGACAAAGCGGTGGGGCGGCGctccgccgcctcccgccgAACAAAGgggcccggggccgccccgccccgctcccgcccgccgGTGCGCACCGACCGCCCCGCTCGCATCTCCGCCCCGTGGGTCCCGCTCCGCTCCGGGCAGCGCCCGCGCCACGCGGCCGgagcggcggccccggcccgccccgctccgcgcGTCCTGCGCCCGTCGGGCGGTGCCGCCCTCGGTCCTCCCCGCCCGCGGCTCGGGAGGCCGCGCTGGACTACGGGCAGGGGCCGGCACCGGCCAAAACTCTCCCAGAAGCGACTCCCGCCCCAGCAGTTCCGTCAGCCCCCTCTGACCGGCTCTGTCTCCGCGCCCCCACGCAGCCCTTGGCTCCCGGGAGgccgctccctccctcccgcggAGGGAAGCGGAGGCTCCCTGCCCGCCGTAGGGGGACGCTCCGAACCGCGGGTCCGGCTCAGCCGGCGGGCTTTTCAGG CGTTCTTCCCCGCCCAGTGGAGAGCGAAGATGGAAGAAAGGAGAGATCTGGTGGCACAGAGGAGAGGTGGCCACACACATGGTGGGAACGCAGAACAAGACGTGCCTGTGTGGTGGTAA